A part of Vulpes lagopus strain Blue_001 chromosome 4, ASM1834538v1, whole genome shotgun sequence genomic DNA contains:
- the MEX3B gene encoding RNA-binding protein MEX3B isoform X1, which produces MRAGLCLCVACAPAQVGSPRQEPLCPSATGPRVPLPASGRSDRPAGRGQTLLPAAPRAPGAVYSETLTGLSQDRSLRAGPPAAEWGASPGLSQAGEQSWGRAVLGRSLFADLERHGSGGGGGGGGGGGGGGGGGGGGGETLDDQRALQLALDQLSLLGLDSDEGASLYDSEPRKKSVNMTECVPVPSSEHVAEIVGRQGCKIKALRAKTNTYIKTPVRGEEPVFVVTGRKEDVAMARREIISAAEHFSMIRASRNKNTALNGAVPGPPNLPGQTTIQVRVPYRVVGLVVGPKGATIKRIQQQTHTYIVTPSRDKEPVFEVTGMPENVDRAREEIEAHIALRTGGIIELTDENDFHANGTDVGFDLHHGSGGSGPGSLWSKPTPSITPTPGRKPFSSYRNDSSSSLGSASTDSYFGGGTGGSAAATPRLADYSPPSPALSFAHNGNNNNNGNGYTYAAGEAPVPSPDGCPELQPTFDPAPAPPPGAPLLWAQFERSPGGGPAAPASSSCSSSASSSASSSSVVFPGGGAGAPSNANLGLLVHRRLHPGASCPRLSPPLHMAPGAGEHHLARRVRSDPGGGGLTYAAYANGLGAQLPGLQPSDTSGSSSSSSSSSSSSSSSSGLRRKGSRDCSVCFESEVIAALVPCGHNLFCMECANRICEKSEPECPVCHTAVTQAIRIFS; this is translated from the exons ATGCGGGCGGGCCTGTGCCTTTGTGTCGCCTGCGCTCCCGCGCAGGTGGGCAGCCCGCGCCAGGAGCCGCTGTGCCCGAGCGCAACGGGACCTCGAGTCCCACTCCCCGCGTCCGGCCGCTCGGACCGCCCTGCGGGGCGGGGACAGACCCTCCTCCCAGCGGCACCGAGGGCTCCCGGGGCGGTCTATTCGGAGACGCTAACGGGACTTTCTCAGGACCGTTCGCTTCGGGCCGGGCCGCCGGCCGCGGAGTGGGGCGCGTCTCCCGGTCTCAGTCAGGCGGGGGAGCAGAGCTGGGGACGCGCCGTCCTCGGCCG CTCCCTGTTTGCAGACCTGGAGCGCCACGGCAGCGGCGGCggagggggaggcggcggcggcggcggcggcggcggcggcggcggcggcggcggcggcgagacCCTGGATGACCAAAGAGCCCTGCAGCTCGCGCTCGACCAGCTCTCCCTGCTGGGGCTGGACAGTGACGAGGGCGCCTCTCTGTACGACAGCGAGCCGCGCAAGAAGAGCGTGAACATGACCGAGTGCGTACCGGTGCCCAGTTCCGAGCACGTCGCCGAGATCGTGGGGCGCCAAG GTTGTAAAATCAAAGCGCTGCGGGCGAAGACCAATACTTACATCAAGACCCCGGTTCGCGGGGAGGAGCCTGTCTTTGTTGTGACGGGCAGGAAGGAGGATGTGGCCATGGCTCGGAGAGAGATCATCTCTGCGGCGGAGCACTTCTCCATGATCCGCGCCTCGCGGAACAAGAACACGGCGCTCAACGGCGCAGTGCCCGGGCCGCCCAACCTGCCCGGACAGACCACCATCCAGGTGCGGGTGCCCTACCGCGTGGTGGGGCTCGTGGTGGGGCCCAAGGGCGCGACGATCAAGCGCATCCAACAACAGACGCACACGTACATCGTGACGCCCAGCCGCGACAAGGAGCCGGTGTTCGAGGTGACCGGCATGCCCGAGAACGTGGACCGGGCTCGCGAGGAAATAGAGGCGCACATCGCCCTGCGCACCGGCGGCATCATTGAGCTCACAGACGAAAACGACTTTCACGCCAACGGCACGGACGTGGGCTTCGATCTGCACCACGGGTCCGGCGGGTCCGGCCCCGGCAGCCTCTGGAGCAAGCCCACCCCCAGCATCACGCCCACCCCCGGCCGCAAGCCTTTCTCCAGCTACCGCAACGACAGCTCCAGCTCGCTGGGCAGCGCCTCCACAGACTCTTACTTCGGCGGGGGGACCGGCGGCAGCGCGGCCGCCACCCCGCGCCTGGCGGACTacagcccccccagccccgcgctCAGCTTCGCGCACAacggcaacaacaacaacaacggcAACGGATACACGTACGCGGCGGGGGAGGCCCCCGTGCCTTCCCCCGACGGCTGCCCGGAGCTGCAGCCCACCTTCGACCCGgctcccgcccccccgcccggggcGCCCCTGCTCTGGGCGCAGTTCGAGCGCTCCCCTGGCGGCGGCCCCGCGGCGCCCGCGTCCTCGTCCTGCTCTTCGTCCGCGTCTTCGTCCGCGTCGTCCTCCTCCGTGGTCTTCCCCGGGGGCGGCGCCGGCGCGCCCTCCAATGCCAACCTGGGGCTGCTGGTGCACCGGCGGCTGCACCCGGGCGCCAGCTGCCCGCGCCTGTCCCCGCCCCTGCACATGGCCCCGGGGGCGGGCGAGCACCACCTGGCCCGCCGCGTGCGCAGCGACCCGGGCGGCGGGGGCCTGACCTACGCCGCCTATGCCAACGGGCTGGGGGCGCAGCTGCCCGGGCTGCAGCCGTCGGACACCTCGGGCTCCTCGTCGTCgtccagctcctcctccagctcctcctcctcgtcGTCGGGGTTGCGGCGGAAGGGCAGCCGCGACTGCTCCGTGTGCTTCGAGAGCGAGGTGATCGCCGCGCTGGTGCCCTGCGGCCACAACCTCTTCTGCATGGAGTGCGCCAACCGCATCTGCGAGAAGAGCGAGCCCGAGTGCCCCGTCTGCCACACCGCGGTCACTCAGGCCATCCGCATCTTTTCCTGA
- the MEX3B gene encoding RNA-binding protein MEX3B isoform X2: MPSSLFADLERHGSGGGGGGGGGGGGGGGGGGGGGETLDDQRALQLALDQLSLLGLDSDEGASLYDSEPRKKSVNMTECVPVPSSEHVAEIVGRQGCKIKALRAKTNTYIKTPVRGEEPVFVVTGRKEDVAMARREIISAAEHFSMIRASRNKNTALNGAVPGPPNLPGQTTIQVRVPYRVVGLVVGPKGATIKRIQQQTHTYIVTPSRDKEPVFEVTGMPENVDRAREEIEAHIALRTGGIIELTDENDFHANGTDVGFDLHHGSGGSGPGSLWSKPTPSITPTPGRKPFSSYRNDSSSSLGSASTDSYFGGGTGGSAAATPRLADYSPPSPALSFAHNGNNNNNGNGYTYAAGEAPVPSPDGCPELQPTFDPAPAPPPGAPLLWAQFERSPGGGPAAPASSSCSSSASSSASSSSVVFPGGGAGAPSNANLGLLVHRRLHPGASCPRLSPPLHMAPGAGEHHLARRVRSDPGGGGLTYAAYANGLGAQLPGLQPSDTSGSSSSSSSSSSSSSSSSGLRRKGSRDCSVCFESEVIAALVPCGHNLFCMECANRICEKSEPECPVCHTAVTQAIRIFS, from the exons ATGCCCAGCTCCCTGTTTGCAGACCTGGAGCGCCACGGCAGCGGCGGCggagggggaggcggcggcggcggcggcggcggcggcggcggcggcggcggcggcggcgagacCCTGGATGACCAAAGAGCCCTGCAGCTCGCGCTCGACCAGCTCTCCCTGCTGGGGCTGGACAGTGACGAGGGCGCCTCTCTGTACGACAGCGAGCCGCGCAAGAAGAGCGTGAACATGACCGAGTGCGTACCGGTGCCCAGTTCCGAGCACGTCGCCGAGATCGTGGGGCGCCAAG GTTGTAAAATCAAAGCGCTGCGGGCGAAGACCAATACTTACATCAAGACCCCGGTTCGCGGGGAGGAGCCTGTCTTTGTTGTGACGGGCAGGAAGGAGGATGTGGCCATGGCTCGGAGAGAGATCATCTCTGCGGCGGAGCACTTCTCCATGATCCGCGCCTCGCGGAACAAGAACACGGCGCTCAACGGCGCAGTGCCCGGGCCGCCCAACCTGCCCGGACAGACCACCATCCAGGTGCGGGTGCCCTACCGCGTGGTGGGGCTCGTGGTGGGGCCCAAGGGCGCGACGATCAAGCGCATCCAACAACAGACGCACACGTACATCGTGACGCCCAGCCGCGACAAGGAGCCGGTGTTCGAGGTGACCGGCATGCCCGAGAACGTGGACCGGGCTCGCGAGGAAATAGAGGCGCACATCGCCCTGCGCACCGGCGGCATCATTGAGCTCACAGACGAAAACGACTTTCACGCCAACGGCACGGACGTGGGCTTCGATCTGCACCACGGGTCCGGCGGGTCCGGCCCCGGCAGCCTCTGGAGCAAGCCCACCCCCAGCATCACGCCCACCCCCGGCCGCAAGCCTTTCTCCAGCTACCGCAACGACAGCTCCAGCTCGCTGGGCAGCGCCTCCACAGACTCTTACTTCGGCGGGGGGACCGGCGGCAGCGCGGCCGCCACCCCGCGCCTGGCGGACTacagcccccccagccccgcgctCAGCTTCGCGCACAacggcaacaacaacaacaacggcAACGGATACACGTACGCGGCGGGGGAGGCCCCCGTGCCTTCCCCCGACGGCTGCCCGGAGCTGCAGCCCACCTTCGACCCGgctcccgcccccccgcccggggcGCCCCTGCTCTGGGCGCAGTTCGAGCGCTCCCCTGGCGGCGGCCCCGCGGCGCCCGCGTCCTCGTCCTGCTCTTCGTCCGCGTCTTCGTCCGCGTCGTCCTCCTCCGTGGTCTTCCCCGGGGGCGGCGCCGGCGCGCCCTCCAATGCCAACCTGGGGCTGCTGGTGCACCGGCGGCTGCACCCGGGCGCCAGCTGCCCGCGCCTGTCCCCGCCCCTGCACATGGCCCCGGGGGCGGGCGAGCACCACCTGGCCCGCCGCGTGCGCAGCGACCCGGGCGGCGGGGGCCTGACCTACGCCGCCTATGCCAACGGGCTGGGGGCGCAGCTGCCCGGGCTGCAGCCGTCGGACACCTCGGGCTCCTCGTCGTCgtccagctcctcctccagctcctcctcctcgtcGTCGGGGTTGCGGCGGAAGGGCAGCCGCGACTGCTCCGTGTGCTTCGAGAGCGAGGTGATCGCCGCGCTGGTGCCCTGCGGCCACAACCTCTTCTGCATGGAGTGCGCCAACCGCATCTGCGAGAAGAGCGAGCCCGAGTGCCCCGTCTGCCACACCGCGGTCACTCAGGCCATCCGCATCTTTTCCTGA